The window TTAGATCCCACGACGGTGCGCTGGACGGTTTTGGGCTCACGTGGCGTGCTCCTATAGAATTTTTGCGACTCGGGTGGGAATTAAAGCCCATCGGCATCCTTCGTACAAGCAATTGTCGCTCACCCATTCCCCGTGCTAGAAGTCAGCTAAAGCGAGGTTTAACATGGGTCAGGTGATCACTCCTGAAGACGTAGGGCTGGCTCCCAGTTTGTTGTTTGTGTGTCTCGGTAATATATGTCGTTCACCCGCAGCTGAAGGCGTCATGCGCCGTGTCGTCGCATCTGCAGGTCTTGGATCATCGGTGCATATAGATTCTGCCGGCACTGGTGACTGGCATATTGGGCACCTTGCCGATCCACGTATGCGCCATGCTGCCGCTGTGCGAGGCTATGCGTTAGAGCATCGAGCACGTCAGATTCAAGTGCAGGACTTCCATAGGTTTAGTTTGATCATCACTATGGATCAGTCTAACTTTCAAAATGTTAGCAAATTAGCTCCACACGAGGGAGCCATGCTTAAAATAAAGGCCTTTACCGCCTTCTGTACGCGTCACCAAATTAGCGAGGTCCCCGACCCTTATTACGGCTCGGCGCAAGACTTTGAACACGTGTTAGATATTCTCGAAGATGGTTGCCATGGTATACTGCACACCATCAAACAGCAAATGGGAGCTTGAGATATGGAATTTTTTGACGTCGTTAAGACTAGGCGTAGCTTCCGCAAATTTACCGATGAAAAAATTCCAGAAGAGGTTATACGCAAGGCTATCGATGCTGCCATCCTTGCTCCTAATTCGTCCAACATGCAGATGTGGGAGTTTTATTGGGTTCGCTCGCAGGACAAGCGCGATGCTTGCGTCAAGGCCTGCTTCTCCCAGCCTGCGGCTGCTACGGCAGCAGAGCTAGTTTTTGTGGTGTCCCGGACTGATACTTGGCGTCGCAATTTAAATTTGATGGTCACCGAGCTTAAAAAATCTCCCGACGTTAAAAAGTCAGCTCTCGACTACTACGAGAAGGCGCTCCCTGCACTTTACATCCAGGATCCCCTGGGCGTCGTTGGCTTGGTCAAGCGGATCGGCATTACGGTGACTGGTCTCTTGCGGCCTGTGCCGCGCATACCCACGACAAAAGCCGCATTATTTGAGATGGTCACCAAATCGGCAGCGCTCGCGGCCGAGAATTTGATGTTAGCTGTGGTTGCTCAGGGCTATGCCTGCTGTCCTATGGAGGGCTATGACGAAGCCCGCATCAAGAAAATTCTTGGTCTTGGTCGTCATGCCCACGTTGTCATGGGTGTAGGGATAGGCCGCGGACATCCCAATGGCCTGTACGGTGCCCAAATTCGCTTTGACCGCGATCTTTTTGTGTTCGAGGTATAATCGGTTAACGGCTTAAACGGTCGTCGCGCTGCCGTCGGTGTCTTTGTGCAGTGCACGGCCAGCTGCCTGCAAGATTTCACCAGGCGTGCACCGCGCGGGCAGCACTGCCTGGACATGCTCGTCAGTACCGATAGCTAGTGTGGGATGATCGCCAGCAGACGTGATCACAGCCGGAATTTTCGCCAGAAGATGCTGCACTTTGGTGCTGGCTATGCTGTGTAGTTGCTGCCAAAGGTCGAGGTCGATCACTAGCACATCGGCATCAAGTAGCGGCTTCTCCACCAGGCTGTCTAGAGACCAGTAGAGCATTACCGACAGATGCTGCGACTGCGCCATACGCTCAACGGCAAAGCCTAATTTCGGATCTTGGGTTACGACTAGATAATTGGGGCTACCGGCAGATCGCGCCCCGGCACGTCGTCTCGTTGGTGTCGTCGTAGGTGGCGGTGAGGATTTAAGTCTGCGGGTTGGGTCTGGCATAGATGCTTTGGGTCCTTGGCTACGCTGCTTAGACATTTACGGCGGTGGCGCGGCTTTGTCTAGTTTTTCGCCAGGTGCTCATCTTAGCTCAGCGTCACTCCAATGCAACCACTTGAAATCACTAGATTTTATCTTGGGCCCAAAGTTTGCAATGACTTCTGTGCGTAGTTTCAATGTTGGCGTACCTGCACTTAAACCGACGATGTCATTGGTAGAACGGGAAAAACTATGGCAACTCTAGAGACCACAAAGAACAAATTACGACCGAGCTCGGCCGTCGTCAGAACTCTCGTCAATTCTGCAGCCCTGTTAGGCTCCCTGACATTGGCCCCGATGCCTAAGGCGTTGGCTGCTCCTACCATCGCGATCCCCGGCGCTCAGGAATTGCATCCGATCTCTCGCGCTCAGAATCAGTCGTGGCTCAAACGTCACAACAATATTATGGCCAAGGCGGCTAAGGGTCAGTACGACGTCCTGCTGCTCGGGGATTCGATCACGCAAGGCTGGGAGCTTAATCATGTTGCGTGGGACCAAGAAATGAAGGGCATACCTCAGCAAAAGGTTTTGAACGCCGGAATTTCTTCTGACCGGATCGAGCACATCTTGTGGCGTGTTGAGAACGGATTGTTGGCCTCGTCTAAACCTAAAGTTTGCGTCCTTATGGCTGGCATAAATAACTTGGCTTTAGCGACTCCCGAGACTATTGCGGGTGGTATTGCCAAACTGATCGATGCTATCAAACAACGGTCACCCCAGACAAAGGTGTTGGTGCTAGGCGTACTCCCAAGTGGCCAGGAAGCTGATCATCCGCGCCGCAGTAAAATAAGAGCGATTAACAGCCTACTGGTGCAAGTCGCGGCAGCCAGTGGCAGTGAATTCTTAGACACGGGATCTCGCTTTTTGAGCCCGGATGGCACTCTGCCAGAGACGGTATCTTTCGACGGCGTACACTTAACGCGGCAAGGTTATGAAATCTGGGCCTCGGCCTTGAAGAAGCCGCTGCGCAAGATGAGTCGAGGCTGATTAACTTGCATGGCGTAACAGATTTTCTAATGTAGGCTGCTGCTCCAGAAACTGCGTGCCGCTCATCCAATCGAGAAAGATGACTTGAGCGTTGGCAAATTTTTTCTTGAATGCCATCGCTGACTGCTGCCTCTTACGGCGTCCGGATTTGACCTCAATACCAATAAGCTGACGACCTGTATCAATAACAAAGTCGATCTCATGATCGCCATCACGCCAATAATATAAGGGCTCACCAACTCTGACTAAATGAGCACCAATGGCGGCTTCGAACACGCGACCACGCCACTCAGGATCCGAGTCCAGAAGATCTGGAGATGAAAAAGCATGAATCAAGGCTGGAGCGAGCGGAATAATCTTTGGACTAGAAGCCTTTTGGCGCATTACCTGTGAGACGTACTTGTCCAGCGTCGCAAGTAGAAATCCACCGCTCAGCACATGCATATAATGACTAATTGTCGCCGTGTTGCCGCGATCTTGAAGTTGCCCGAGTAGTTTTTGGTAGGAAATCTCCTGCGCTGGATAGTGCATGGCTAATGCAAAAAGCTGACGCAGAAGGGCGGGCTTTTGGATCGTAACTGCAGTTTGGAGGTCACGGCTCAGAACGGGCTCGATAATGCTATCCCGCATGAGACCCTGCCACCTCGATAAATCGTCAACATAAAGCGCAGTGCTCGGATAGCCGCCGAACTTGAGAAACTTAATGGCGTCCCAACCAAATAGTTTCTGACATTCGTCCAACCCCCAATGTGGGCAACGAATGAGTTCGTAGCGGCCAGCTAAACTCTCAGAAAGGCCATGCTGCAACTTCAAACTTGCCGACCCAGACAAAACTATTCTCAGTTTGTTTTTGTGACGATCTCTATCGAATAGTTTTTTGATAATTTCAGCCCAGTTCTCGACCTTCTGGATTTCATCAAGAGCGAGTAGGCAGATGCCGTGTTGTTCCAGTGCGCGCTGCCATTGAAAGGCAACCCACTCCTGGTTGGGTGGGTTAAGGTGATCGGCCGATTCGATAATTTTGGGACCTGTCCAAGTAGCGGCAACCTGGGCGATGGCTGTCGATTTGCCTACCTGTCTTGGGCCTATGAGCACCTGGATGAAAGGCAGCTGCTCCTCTGTCAGCCTCTGCTGCAAAAGAGTTGAAAAAAATCTTTTAAAATCATTCACTTACTTTATATCTCCTGAATTTGGGAGATGTAGCTCCCAAATTTGGGAGATGTAGCTCACAATAACCCAATTTAACCTACATGTTCGCTCACATCAAGTAAGTCGGGGTTCCAGCAACTCTCAA of the Deltaproteobacteria bacterium genome contains:
- a CDS encoding ATP-binding protein, whose amino-acid sequence is MNDFKRFFSTLLQQRLTEEQLPFIQVLIGPRQVGKSTAIAQVAATWTGPKIIESADHLNPPNQEWVAFQWQRALEQHGICLLALDEIQKVENWAEIIKKLFDRDRHKNKLRIVLSGSASLKLQHGLSESLAGRYELIRCPHWGLDECQKLFGWDAIKFLKFGGYPSTALYVDDLSRWQGLMRDSIIEPVLSRDLQTAVTIQKPALLRQLFALAMHYPAQEISYQKLLGQLQDRGNTATISHYMHVLSGGFLLATLDKYVSQVMRQKASSPKIIPLAPALIHAFSSPDLLDSDPEWRGRVFEAAIGAHLVRVGEPLYYWRDGDHEIDFVIDTGRQLIGIEVKSGRRKRQQSAMAFKKKFANAQVIFLDWMSGTQFLEQQPTLENLLRHAS
- a CDS encoding nitroreductase family protein, translated to MEFFDVVKTRRSFRKFTDEKIPEEVIRKAIDAAILAPNSSNMQMWEFYWVRSQDKRDACVKACFSQPAAATAAELVFVVSRTDTWRRNLNLMVTELKKSPDVKKSALDYYEKALPALYIQDPLGVVGLVKRIGITVTGLLRPVPRIPTTKAALFEMVTKSAALAAENLMLAVVAQGYACCPMEGYDEARIKKILGLGRHAHVVMGVGIGRGHPNGLYGAQIRFDRDLFVFEV
- a CDS encoding low molecular weight phosphotyrosine protein phosphatase: MAPSLLFVCLGNICRSPAAEGVMRRVVASAGLGSSVHIDSAGTGDWHIGHLADPRMRHAAAVRGYALEHRARQIQVQDFHRFSLIITMDQSNFQNVSKLAPHEGAMLKIKAFTAFCTRHQISEVPDPYYGSAQDFEHVLDILEDGCHGILHTIKQQMGA